Proteins encoded in a region of the Pelmatolapia mariae isolate MD_Pm_ZW linkage group LG16_19, Pm_UMD_F_2, whole genome shotgun sequence genome:
- the LOC134646238 gene encoding interleukin-10 receptor subunit beta-like: MAASVCAFILALYALRGSAAGSGGLSAPTKVRLTSYNMDLVLRWDPPDGTTDGLTYTAEYRSSATGYNNVCTNTSALECEFTSSSITVHGSYTGRVRAHRGAEKSSWVESNVIDMDRQTFIGPPNVTLHVIGTSLEVSIKDPVFKHSELRETYTSATYNITYWKSSSKEEVNTISDMMQDRVVLSNLDAMSEYCVQVQIITNMNPRPSEYSDVVCERTGDVDAAPWVAAVVAFVVMAAVVALVVTLVVYWTRISKFLCPEVVLPPHFKESLLLNDPNSIYPVSLPSEHCDQVSIIADHRTEEEEEEEGGCSTQPDTSQEGG; the protein is encoded by the exons ATGGCAGCCTCTGTGTGCGCCTTCATCCTGGCGCTTTACGCACTGCGCGGCTCCGCAG CGGGGTCAGGAGGGCTCAGCGCACCCACCAAAGTCCGACTGACATCCTACAACATGGACCTGGTGCTCAGGTGGGATCCACCTGATGGGACGACCGATGGTCTGACCTACACGGCCGAGTACAG AAGCTCAGCAACTGGATACAACAATGTCTGCACAAACACGTCAGCCCTCGAATGTGAGTTCACCTCCTCCTCGATCACCGTGCACGGGAGTTACACGGGCAGAGTGCGGGCGCATCGGGGGGCCGAGAAGTCCAGTTGGGTGGAGAGTAACGTCATTGACATGGACAGACAGA CCTTCATCGGTCCACCCAATGTGACTCTTCATGTCATTGGGACATCTTTGGAAGTCAGCATTAAAGACCCAGTGTTCAAACAttcagaactgagggagacgtaCACCTCAGCCACCTATAACATCACCTACTGGAAGAGCAGCTCGAAGGAAGAG GTAAACACAATCAGTGACATGATGCAGGACCGAGTGGTTCTTAGTAACCTGGACGCGATGAGCGAGTACTGCGTCCAAGTCCAAATCATCACCAACATGAACCCCAGACCGAGCGAGTACAGCGACGTCGTCTGTGAGCGCACCGGTGACG TGGATGCAGCTCCGTGGGTGGCGGCCGTGGTGGCGTTTGTGGTCATGGCCGCGGTGGTGGCTCTGGTGGTGACTCTGGTGGTCTACTGGACACGAATCTCCAAGTTCCTGTGCCCAGAAGTCGTGCTGCCACCACACTTtaaagag TCTCTGCTGCTGAATGATCCCAACTCCATCTACCCAGTCTCGCTGCCCTCTGAGCACTGCGACCAGGTCAGCATCATAGCAGACCACAggactgaggaggaggaggaggaggaaggaggttGCAGCACACAGCCTGATACCTCACAGGAGGGGGGatag